The stretch of DNA GCGTCATGAGGGGTTCAGCAGTCGATGACGAGCCAACCGCCGTGGTGCTCGAACACCTCGAAGGGGCGTCCCGTCGATTCGCCGAGTCTGGTGAGTGCCGGGGTGTCGAAGGTGCGGATGTGTCCGTGGCAGGCCGTTGCCTCGTCCTCGTAGGGGACGGCGACGACAACGCGTTCGCGGGCGATGCGGAGGGCCTCGGATATCACTGTGGCCCCGATGTTTTCGTCGACGTGTTCGAGGAGGTGGATGGCGGTGACGGTGTCTGCGCTGTCGTCGGGGACCGGGACGTGCGCGGCGTCGCACACGAGCGTGCGCAGGTCGAGTCCGAGTTCCGGCGCCACCGCGTCGAGGAGGGTCATGGTGCCGGGGAGGATGTCGGTTGCCGTGACGGTGCGCCCTGCGCGGGCGAGTCTCAACGGGAGGAAGCCGAAGCACGACCCGAGGTCGAGGACGGAACCGCGGACCAGTTGTTCCGCCTTCTCGTGGATCGGCGCGAAGTCGGCGGTGCCGTCGAGCAGTTCGCCGAGGGAGTTGCGGTAGTAGACCGTCCACGCCTCGAGCGCACCGTCGACAGTGGAGCGCACCAGTCCGACCATGGTCGATTCGAACTCGCCCTGACCGAAGTCGGCGTCCTCGATGGACGCGGTGACCGAGGCGACGAGTCTCTCGCTCAGATCCTCGGGTGTCAGGGCGTGCGTGACCCGTAACCGGTCGCCGTCGCGGGTGAGGGTGAGCGGCCCGTCCGCGATCCGCTCTACCGTGACGTGACCGTGTGACCACAGCCCGGGTTCGCACGGAGCGAGAGAGTCGAAGGCTTGTGTGTCGAGGGTGGAAGTCATTCGAAGCAACCTTGCCGAGAGGTGATGGCGGGAGGGGGATCAGGTGTCCGGCTCGCCGAGGGAACTCAGACCATCGTAGAGCGATTGCATTCCGCTGGCGAGTAGTTCGTTGAGTTCGAGCGAATCGTCGTCGAGCCACTGCTCGTACGCCGACATTGCAACGCCGAGTAGGAGATAGCCGACGGTCCGCGGAACGTGGTCGGTCGGTGAGACTCCCAACCGGCCGGCGACGTACTCGGCGATGACATTGCGCCACCCTTCGTACATCACCACCGAATACGCCTGCAGGGCGGGCACTCGCAGGATCAGCCCCATGCGTTTGCGGTGGTTGGCTTCCTCGCTCTCGGGAAACGCGTTGAACTGCAGGAGTGCTGCGGTGAGTCCGTCGACGATCGGGATGTCGCCGGGTTGCGCGGCGAGTTGGGCGCGCATTTCGGCGAGGTGGGCGTCGAAGTCGCCCCACGGGATCGCGTTCTTGGACGGGAAGTAGCGGAACAGGGTGCGGCGGGCGATGCCGGACGCTTCGGCGACTTCGTCGACGCTGGTGGCGTCGAACCCCTGTTCCGTGAACAACTCGATCCCGACGGTACTGATCCGATCCTGCGTCGTGGACGGGCGTCGCCCTATCCGACTGGATGGTTTTCGCCGACTTCTCAACTTTCGTGCCCTCCCGAGCTGTCATTCTGCACTCGATGCCATTACAGTGGTGAGGCGAGTCACAGGAATGGTCGTCTATGACGGGGAACATCCCTCCGGCTCGCGCCGTATCACCGAACAGTAGGAGGAAATCATGTCGGATCGCGACAACAACGTGCTGGAAAACGACTTGGTCGAGGAATCCCTGGTGGAAGAGGTCTCGATCGACGGCATGTGCGGCGTGTACTGATCATGTCCGCTCCAGCATCTGCTTCAGTGACCGGCAAGGCCGGTATCGATCTCGATGTGGGCTGGAAGCTTCATCCGCAGGTGGCGCTGCGTCCCGAACCTTTCGGGGCGCTGCTCTACCACTTCGGGACGCGCAAGCTGTCGTTCCTGAAGAACCGCACGATCGTCGCGGTGGTCGAATCGCTTCCCTCGCACGCCGACGCCCGGTCCGCACTGCGGGCGCAGGGTATCGGGGACGACACTGCCGCGCAGTACGCGCGAGCGCTCGGCACGTTGGCCGAGTCGCACATGATCGTCCCCGCCTGACCAGCTCACTTCGCCCCGTACCAGAGGACACAGCCCATGACCTCCATGCTCGAAAGGCCTGCCGCCCCGGTAGGCCGCCTCGTCGACCAGTTCGAACTCGGTCTCGACGCCCCGATCTGCCTGACCTGGGAGTTGACCTACGCGTGCAACCTGTCGTGTGTGCACTGTCTGTCCTCGTCGGGCCGGCGTGACCCACGGGAGCTGAGCACCGAGCAGTGCAAGTCGATCATCGACGAACTGCAGCGCATGCAGGTGTTCTACGT from Rhodococcus opacus B4 encodes:
- the mftA gene encoding mycofactocin precursor MftA (Mycofactocin is a small molecule electron carrier derived from the final two amino acids, Val-Tyr, of MftA, the mycofactocin precursor. It plays a role in redox homeostasis and the metabolism of alcohols and aldehydes in Actinobacteria, including Mycobacterium tuberculosis.); protein product: MSDRDNNVLENDLVEESLVEEVSIDGMCGVY
- the mftM gene encoding mycofactocin oligosaccharide methyltransferase MftM, encoding MTSTLDTQAFDSLAPCEPGLWSHGHVTVERIADGPLTLTRDGDRLRVTHALTPEDLSERLVASVTASIEDADFGQGEFESTMVGLVRSTVDGALEAWTVYYRNSLGELLDGTADFAPIHEKAEQLVRGSVLDLGSCFGFLPLRLARAGRTVTATDILPGTMTLLDAVAPELGLDLRTLVCDAAHVPVPDDSADTVTAIHLLEHVDENIGATVISEALRIARERVVVAVPYEDEATACHGHIRTFDTPALTRLGESTGRPFEVFEHHGGWLVIDC
- the mftB gene encoding mycofactocin biosynthesis chaperone MftB (MftB, a small protein, is a peptide chaperone that assists the radical SAM enzyme MftC in performing two modifications to the C-terminal Val-Tyr dipeptide of the mycofactocin precursor peptide, MftA. MftB's role is analogous to the role of PqqD in the biosynthesis of PQQ, a cofactor that derives entirely from a Tyr and a Glu in the precursor PqqA.), translated to MSAPASASVTGKAGIDLDVGWKLHPQVALRPEPFGALLYHFGTRKLSFLKNRTIVAVVESLPSHADARSALRAQGIGDDTAAQYARALGTLAESHMIVPA
- the mftR gene encoding mycofactocin system transcriptional regulator (MftR, the mycofactocin system transcriptional regulator, is an uncharacterized TetR family DNA-binding transcription factor. Its role is inferred by context. It occurs as part of the biosynthesis locus for mycofactocin, a partially characterized electron carrier derived from the terminal Val-Tyr dipeptide of the precursor peptide MftA, through a radical SAM enzyme-mediated process.), which translates into the protein MRSRRKPSSRIGRRPSTTQDRISTVGIELFTEQGFDATSVDEVAEASGIARRTLFRYFPSKNAIPWGDFDAHLAEMRAQLAAQPGDIPIVDGLTAALLQFNAFPESEEANHRKRMGLILRVPALQAYSVVMYEGWRNVIAEYVAGRLGVSPTDHVPRTVGYLLLGVAMSAYEQWLDDDSLELNELLASGMQSLYDGLSSLGEPDT